ACCCAAATTTGGTTATCGATGGAAAAAAAACTCTAGTTAAATTAAATGTGGTTGGTGGTCTCCTGCAATTTTCCATCACCATCCCATTATTGAAGGTCCATTTCATTTTCTGACTTCGATAGTTGTTTTCGTGGACCATGGAAAATTACTAATTACTGCACGATGCTCTTCTGCTGCCCATGTTCATTTATATGGGCGGCAACGCCCCTGACAACCACCACACTTAAATTTTTCCACACTCCAAAACTTTTattgtgctttggtacctttTTCCATAAGTCACCCATGacatgtactccctccgtccttcaatgtttgtccggtccgtaaaacgatgatgcaaaaataatacaatttttacaagaaaaatttaaaactttttccataattcactagatatcgttgagttcttttaatttatgaaaaaagtttgaattttttcttgaaagaaatacattatttttaagttctcgttttgcgggctagacaaacattttgggatggaggtaATAGTTATCATCTGGGGTATTCACTAAATGTACATCAACTGGGTTTTATGTGAAGGCCATTATGTGTCGTATCCTCCATTACGTAACGGGATTTTGGACCTCCGACACCGTTATTTACTTACAAGTTCACCGATACTATTTTGTTTCctgataccgcgatttaaaacccTGCCGTGCAATAATCATCTAATCGTCACTATTTTGCTTCGATTAGTACCAATATCATAGTTTACACCTGAAATGCAAGATGTGAGTCATGGTGGTTTGGGGTCTAATTATGTCTCTGATTGATTAAAAAATGGCAACAGAATGTGGGCAGCGCCCGAGTCTAGAAGTATTTCAAGGACAACTGCAGTTGAAGCTGAAGAACTAAAGTTAGTTTCAGAGGGTTGTGATCCAAAATCAGTAAGTACTTCAATTCCTGTGTTCAGCACTTCATTGTGCATCACTTGCTATACTATCTATGATTGTGTTCATTttgattctttttatttttgggataAGGGGAACTTAATTTCAATAATATAAATGTACAAAAGGGTTTAAGGGTAAAGGTTACAAGCCAAAAGgaagacaaaaaatgaacaaaaacctATATAACGACATCTGATCGAACTAAATACAATTGTGTTCATTTTGATTCTTAGTTAAGACTGTGTTGATCTCATTGGGTTCCTTGTAGTTGGATATGAAGGTTGTAAGGCGTGTATCCAAGGACATGAATGGGGAAGTATCAAAGACACATCATGATATACAGTGAGTTCTGCTACtgcttgtttatttattttgatttgagTTTTCCTTTGGTCATATACTTCGACCTGATTTTTAGCGGATCTTGAATTAGACCTGATATAGTCCCACATTAACTGAATGTAGAACACTGGATAAAACTATCTCAAATTTGGAGATGGAATTAGCTGCTGCAAGGGCAGCACAGGAGTCGATTCTCACTGGCTCTCCTATGGAAGAGTTGAAGGACATTGAATTATCTGGGAAAAGAAGATATTTTATGGTGGTTGGAATAAATACGGCCTTTAGCAGCCGGAAAAGAAGAGATTCAGTTCGTGCGACTTGGATGCCACAAGGTTCATGAATTAGTTTCgttcttttgtttccttctaAGTTCTGCATTCTATTGTCCTATTTGATTGCTTCTTTGGAAGTGATATCTGATGTATTTCATTTCGAAAATAGGTGAAAGGAGAAAGAAGTTGGAGGAAGAGAAGGGTGTGATTATGCGCTTTGTCATTGGTCATAGGTAGGGGTCTAGTTGTCTTTAGACGTCGTTTTTATTCTTGAATATCTTTAAGACTTTATCTGGGTTAAGGTAGCCAAGCTTCTGCCAATTTTGAATTATGTTAGATAGAATTGAGTACTCCTGTTGGGGCAGAGAAGCCTGTGTTGCCTAGTTATATGTATAATGCAGTCGTCAATGCACATTAGTAAGCCATTTTGATGACAATAAACAACTCTTTGAATTTAATAACTTGTTCCCCATTTTAGGATGAAATTGCATATTTGACTTACTAGTTACGATGATATAGTTTTAACACTGCGACTCCTCCCGATTCCATGCATAATGCACATTCATTGTGCCTTTTGTTTGTAATCGGGATAAGGTGTGGGACTAGCCTGCTTTTTGTTCAAATAGCCATGGCAACCGGCAATGCTGGCCAGTGGCCACGGCATGGATTGCCACCCTCCTATCCCACTACCTAACATTGGACAAGCAGGGATTATTTGGAAGATAGTCCAATTCGGCTTAAAAGTTTGGCTATTCAACATTGGATATAGTTTAGTTTTAAAACATGCTGAATGATATAGTTTGCTGCTTCTCCATTATCAGTGCCACGGTTGGAGGTATACTGGACAGAGCTATCGAAGCAGAGGACAGAAAGCATGGTGATTTGTTGAGGCTGGTGATGCTTCGTCTCTTCAACTCTCTTGTAACTTTATTGTTGCCTGTTCTTCAGCACAACTACGCTTACTTTTAAGGATATACTTCTCTCATTTACTCCTGTTATCATGTGAGCAGGATCACATTGAGGGCTACCTCGAACTTTCTGCCAAGACGAAGACGTATTTTGCTGCAGCTGTTGCTCTATGGGATGCAGATTTTTACGTCAAAGTTGATGATGACGTTCATGTAAATATAGGTAATTTAGCGCTTGATATGAAAGCATGAGAATGATATTATGTCTAACTAGTAACTAACCTTAGTTGATGGTTCGCTGGTTCACCGGTAATTCATTTTGTACTGTTACATGATTACATCGGTTAATATCATGTTGTTTTTCCAGCAACACTAGGAGAAACATTGGCGAGATACCGGAAAAAGCCACGGTTGTATATTGGATGTATGAAATCTGGTCCTGTCCTTGCTCAAAAGTAAGCCAACATTTTGTTCTGAAGTTCTTGCAATTAACTTGATGTTCAGAAACTGTTTGATCTTTCAGTTTCTTAATAGTGCACTCTTTGGAGCAGGGGCGTGAGGTACCATGAACCCGAGTATTGGAAATTTGGGGAGACCGGAAACAAGTATTTTCGTCATGCTACAGGACAACTATATGCCATTTCAAAAGATCTGGCTACTTATATCTCAATGAACCAGTTAAGTTCCACTCTCACTAGGGGTTAAAAGTGCAACATCAGAAAACCAATATGCAGATTTGAGAGGTTTTTCTAACACTTTATCTTGATGTATTTCTGATGTTTACTGTCCGTAATTATTTCAGGCACGTACTGCACAAGTATGCGAATGAGGATGTTTCGCTTGGATCTTGGTTCATCGGACTTGATGTGCATCATGTAGATGACAGGAGACTATGTTGTGGAACTCCACCCGGTAAAGTTTTGATACAAATACCATTGAGGTCACCTAAGTAAAAgcgaaaatatgaaaaaattccGTATCTATTAGTGGACCACAAATTCTATACTGATTAATCAAGAGTTGCAATGGAAAGTAATCCTGTATCTAGTAATACAGGGCTTTCAATTTCAAGAACCACACTCAATGTCATCTGATGAATCAACAAATATCTACAAGTGCTTTATCAAATAATAATTCAGTTTTGTTATGTGTGGGAGCAAAATATATGTGGGTAAGAGCAAAATTTTGTTGCTGCAGATTGCGAGTGGAGGGCTCAGGCGGGGAATATATGCGTCGCTTCGTTCGACTGGAGCTGCAGTGGGATTTGTCGATCGGTTGAGAGGATTAAGGAAGTCCATAGGCGGTGTGGGGAAGGCGAGAATGCTATTTGGTCGGCTTCCTTTTGAGGAAAAACCACCTTCATTTCTTCCAAACTCAGGAAGGATCGTAACTTATGGGATGTTATACATGTTTTTATGTTTTGCATTGCTGTAGGATAGAGCACAAATACGATACCGACACGGTGGGAATcgaggagagagggaggcctCGCTAAGCAAACCTTCTCCATTTTAGTAGAGAGGAGAGGGATGGCTGCAAAAGCAGTAAGCAAGAGGCTCTCCCACTGCCCATTCTTGTTctgctttgttttgttgtataCAAATGAGTAGCTACTGAATATTCAATAGAAGCTTTCTAGCTAGCTTTGATGCCCTTCTTGTATTCACAAAGTTGTCAACATGTCCTTTAGTAAGTTTTAGTGCAGCACTAGCAAATTTTGGTGTGGCATTAGTAATTTAGCGTGACATAAGTGGATTTTGGGTACGAATTAATCGTACGATAGTCCAATAATGTGGTGTAATAATGTGGGCTGACTTGGTGATTACTTAATGTGGTCTGACTTAGTGATTACTTGATTACTCATTTAATTCTCATACTTGAGAATTAAGatttactccttccgtctcaatTTGTTGCGCCTATTTTGACTTTCACGTTATTTAAAGAAAGATCATAATTACATTGACTTTGTGTCAATTTTATCATTTTACCCCTTTGCAACTTATGattttttgtcaactttttttgtcatgtcattaatttgcttcactttcctttcaaatcaagttcaagatttgaatttgggagggagaaatgaagggtaaaatggtaatatggacatccaaaattgaaatttttcgAAAAAAGCACATTATTTTGGAACATTCCAAAAGTAATAAGGATACAACAAAataggacggaaggagtatttgaAATGATTCACACTAGATTATGATCTATCATGACCCATCTAATACATAAAGTGATTTGAGTTTGAATGAACTTAATGTACCTATCGTAATGATTTCATCTTTTGATATTTATGATTAAtgagattttatttttgtagataAAAATAGTAGCCTCGTTCCgctaatattcttattttttaagtacttatttttcccTTTACGAACAtgtcattttttcacaatatatcacattttattcaaaaaaataagtatttattttaaaataagtacttaatttagTTAGCAAAACGGTCAGCCCAGTTCCTCtaagggttcttaaaaaataaatacttatttgcaatttttaactttaaaaatagtggacttattgaaatattttatttgttcagtataaatcttatttgatagatctcgatcaGATCTTTTGAACAGtgtaaaaaatatcaaaaacttatttttataaatatattatttttaagtttgaaaattataaataagtacttatatttttaAGAATCCTTAGGAACAGGAATTCAACACTTAACGTACGTGAGTAAATCTGTTTGAATTTATGGAGTTGTCAAAATTGACCCCTTTACGAAAACAGAGGTGTACTGATGAAGACTTGTAGTGGTTGCTTAAGTATTGAAAAATCAACCTTGAAAACGTATtggtatgttttttttccccatttttgtAATATGAGAACCCTCCAAGGATTCTCTCTTTTCAGAACCAAACAATAGTTTAAAATTTGGTCAAGCATTGCTCGTTTTCACTAAGGAACAATCATGCGTTTGAAATAGCTCTGGAAGGAACTCTGTCATTTAAGATTACGGTTGACGATATCAGTTCCGGATTCCCGAACCCCATGAGCATACATATCTATTATAGGGTGGCTAGGAGGGTCCCAATGTCGGCCTTCCAAAGACCATATTCATCTTGCCTCAAGGTCAAGGCTGCTTCCCCAACAAAATTCAGAagcacttttcttttttctttttctttttttaattattaaaaaagTAAGAACTAGGGTGGTATAATACCTAGTTCCGCTCAACCGTATTAGATATATTCCATTCTCACGAATCTCATCTACAAGTAAACAAAAATATAGGAGTAATTCtttatccccccccccccccccccccaaccagATATACAAAAActaatctagagagagagagagagtacctagAGATCGTGACTGAGGACAGGTGCTTTGAAGATTAAGATCCGCGGCTAGTGATATTGGCACGGCTCAATCAAAAAACAGAGCTCCGATATCCAGAGCACTGCTTTTTTATTGAACCGCCCCAATATCGCGTCTCCAAACACGACCTCATCAAAACCTTAACCGGCGTTTCCTACACCTAAAAAATAATGTCAAAACATCAAAAGTTCAAGAACTGAAGGAGTACGAGTTGAGCGCAAGCTGTTCGGACGCTCGGTCACTGCAAAAGGAAATAAACCTCACTTGCTCTTAATAGGTGTTTCTTGTTGATCAAGAACATACCTGAAAAAGAGCACCTGTATTCTCCATGTCCAAGAACTGAGAAATCACAGGTGAGATATTCGAATAAGGGGTGGAGAGGAATtatgaaaattatgaaaatgaaGAGGAGAGATAATGGCAAAGGCAAAGGCAAATGGGTAGGAGTGGGCATTGAAAGAGGCTCATTAAATTCTTCAACTACCCAACAAACAGAGGAGGAAGTTGGGGAATTATTTAATattgttttgtcaaaaaaaaggtACAAGAATCGTGAGAATTGAAAAAAAGCTCACGGAGGGAGACAATTAATCTAGAGCATTTAATTCTTCATTTATTGGGGTTTATGGAGGAGGGTAGGGCAGAGGATGTTGGTTCCGCTAAAAGACCTACTAGTTTTTTTATATGGTTTGCCACGAATTTGGCTTGTTTGCAGTTCAATTTTGGACCATAGAGATGCGGTTTAAGTGATCGCAATTACCGGATggtatttttaatggttcaaatttgttttcaatctattaagatgaatggttcaaattaaaCCACACAACCTTCTCTGTAGTTGACTGCAGAGAAACCGGATCATTTGTCATTGCCGCATATTTCAGCTTCTTCAAATGGCAATGTTAATTTGTagcacttaaaaaaaattttgataaccGGGTGTCCGGTGTAGTTtgcacgcacctcgactaattttgaggcctgaagttaacgaccggcAAATCTTTCAGTGGCTTCAAGGTGTGGAATATCCGTCTCCGTACCGTTTGATTCGAACATGCGACTTAATTGTGGACAAACGCATATTAACTTTCTTATGTCCACTTAGGAAAGTTGTAACAATTTTTAATTGCTGCCTTGGTGGTAGCAGGGATGGACCTAATTGCAGTAACctaaatttgtgtgtgtgtggggtgggGGGAGAGGGGGGTTTTTCTATCTTAATCTTCTCCTAGATGACCTCGTGCAGTTTTGTCATACTCCATCGGTCCCATACTGATGGTCTACTTTTACCCGTTTAAATGTCTcaaattgtttgtccattttgaaagcatcaagataaattttttacaaaaacactATTTTATGCTTCTCTCTTGATTTAAAGTAACAAGTGAAATTTGAATTAAAGGAAATTTGTAGAAAGTTAAAGTTTTTAAAGGAAATTTGTAGAATGTTAAAGTTAGTTCtccaaattgaacaaacaaattgagacggatggagtataatCTTCAACTAGGGAGAAACTTAAACCACATGGTCCCCCATTAAGAATTCATGCCCTTTTTGCAAAGTTATTGTGtttagacctgggtaacaggtcaTGTCAAGTCGTATTCGTGTCGTGTCaatcgggttcgtgtcacaaatcacccaactAGAACCCGACTAATTTAGAATTCTTGTTTCttgagtcgtgtcattttcgtgtttcgtgtaaaaaatgttcaaccctaacccgttaatttcatgtccggttcgtgtcgtgtcatcgTGTCTATTacccaactctatatagaattacagatataccatatattatatatatatgttcgtgtTAATGAGTGACACATATTTGTAACCGTGTTTGTCGTATCAATTTCGTGTCTtgcgtgttcaacccgaacccaacccatttagaattcatgttctcgagtcgtgtcattttcgtgtttcgtgtcaaaaaAGTTCAACACTTCAACCCTAACCTGCTAACTTCGTGTTTGATTCGTGTCCGTTACTCAGCTCTAATTGTGTTCGCCTTGAGTCTCTTAAAATCAACTCTTCTACTGTGcatggttttcaaaaaaaaatctcttaaattattaatttaatttctCCATCTATCGTTATCCATTCATTACCTCAAGAACCTCTCTccaaactcaaaccaaacaaaaatctCCCCCAAgtctcatttaaaaaaaaaaactagaaagacATTCTCAGTTTGTAGCCAAGAGGCGTTTGGTCTAATGACGTCAGAGAGTGCACTTAGGTGCTAGGAAAAATGAGGTCTGAAGTTCAACTCGTCTTCCAatgtgctaatctaactattctaacaagcagggaaaaaaaatccctGTTTTGTAGGAATTAATGCATATCAGGGCATTTCCGCAAGTATAAATGGACTACAGTCTAATGGCGATCATTAAAGTATTTTTTGCTACCTCATATTTTAGTCCATTTAATGACCTGCCTAGAAATTTGTAAAAACATGAGTTTTTAGTCCATTTAATTTAAAGCAGGAACGCACCCTCACGCCCGTCGTTCCATTTCGTTATCTTGTTCGAGAATTCTAACATGTTAAAATAACATATGGGGGTGTTTTCgttagtgattaacttatgcatcataatttttgggttttgtctttattcaaattttatttgtgtttatttgttttacggcaaacttttatgtgatataggTTTGCCTCgataagagaaattgaaaaagtaaaaaattataattttttcactagaattttggaaaatatccaaaaaaagctcaacaatttttggaaattttcttGTATATTTCCCAAAGTACTTGtgcaaagtcataattttttacttttctggttcctctcgtcaagacaaaccCATATCATATAAAGGTTTAGCGggaaactaacaaacgcgaattttttgaataaaaacaaaaccaaaaagttgtgGTACACAAGTTAATTACTAGTATGAATGGAACCTGAAACACTACCTAGTGTGATTGGTTCCTAACTCTCATTTTTTCTATTGTTTCTCCTCGAATAGCGAAGCAAAGTAGGCTTGACAAAGAGAAAGTAATTCGTAGTATCAAAGCTGGGATATGCTtgatcattaattttttttatcaacggTGTCAACTATTCCCTTCGTCTCTAATTAAGTGTTCGGCACGCAAATCTAaacctttaaaaagatgcatttgtttggttaaaaaattaaattttttcacaaataaatagatagcaatgaattctattagattgtaaaaaaaaaacataagatttttttaacgaaaaacgTGCATCTTTTGTAAGGCCTAAATTTGTGcaccgaacacttatttagggacgaagCTGAGAGTAATTCTTTTTCACCCCAAAACACATTATTTTCTAATACTTTGTTAAGGTGCTATACTAGGTAAGGGTTTGAAGTGTGCAATGGGAATAATATTAGGAAGTGGATCGGGGATGTTTATCAGCAATTTTGGCTGACAAGGTGGGTGGAGCTGGCAATGGCACTGTTGTGCGCAATttagttttcatttttggtaAAAGAGATCAAGTTTTGATCTCTCTATAATGCTTAAAGCATGCATCAAAAGGAATCGGGTAGCTTAGcagcaaaaaagaaacaaggaaTCGGCTGTGGCGATCATCGATGGATTGAGCAATGTAGGGTTTTTGTTCGGAGTGCCGTAGGTACAAATAATTCACCAAAAGTAAACAAGAAGAATATCAAGATATATAAATTTACATTGTGCGACTACATAAATACCACGTTGTATCCAGAGCCAGCCCAAGGTATTTGGATGCCCAAGACCTATTCTAAAAATGGTGTCCTAAACACTTGACAGTTTTtacgggaaaaaaaacaaacaaacagtcACAATACGAGAAAACCAAAACTAGAGTATTAAATCCCCTTGACTAATACAtgacaaaaacaaattataagGGTTGGGTcacaataaaaatataaaaatacgtATCTATATAAAGTAGGTAGTTTCAGAAgccaacaaaaataacaaagatctcaaaacaaacaatctaatttttaattagtacataatattttgttatttgtAAAACTACTAGTgctagcccgtgcctacggcactacgcattccggttggaaggggatgacagttgtgtgatttaggtgaaaaccatgggcacttaatcgggaagtgggaggatgcactacagccgtTGGATTAAATAAATCTAAGTCGTTCCAACAATTTGTCCATACACCCTTCTatttttataatagagatgtaTTTATTCTAAGAGATTGggccatcttttttgttaccaCGTTTGGGTCCTTTTTTATTACCACTGGTTCACAGAATAACAAATGAGcctttttttgtgtttcatattgggtcatttttttattgggcTAAAAATGACTTCTACtcaaatccaaaaagaaaaattagtagAGTGTCCctaaaatttgacatttttaaaATGCCCAAGACCTGAAcctcttgggccttggggtTGGGCCGACCCTGGTTGTATcaaccaaaaagtaaaaaatcatcaataaaataCTAGCCCGAAATAAGTATTGAAACAAAAGTTTGCACATGTAACAGATTCGTTATGATTCAATAAGTGGTccctaaaataaaatttattcgTACAAACAAAGCCAACGGGAACGACATTCACTTGCAAAGCACAACCTCGTTGTATTTCTTCAATCTTCTTCAACATTTTCGTGTCTTTTTTTGAGTTCGGGATCTGGGTTTTGCGCatatttggttttatttttggcactttAAGACTACATTCTGGGGTACTCTACTTTTCAACTatgtgtgtatgagagagagagagagagagagagagagagagagagagagagagaatgccgaTGTATAGATGCATCTATAGATCAATACCTGAATGCATATACGAGTTCTATCCAATGACAAAGAAGTGCATAAATATTCCTATTGAATCTGGCAATGGCAGTGTGAGGATTTTAATTTGAAGAAATAGATTGTACTTGAAAAAATTGATCTTAACCATTGAAAGCTTGACACAACAAATTTGTGCTTGGACATTTGGGCGTGTTGTAGAATTTTTAACTCTACAAATTATAGAATGACTATTAAAATCataatggaaattgatatttgcgtttcactttttactgatagcgctccactttgtttatgatgaagttactagtaacttcacattAAAATTAGAACGCCATgagtaaaaagtggagtgcgaaaatcagtTCAAATATATTTGCTAAAAATTGTATCCATCTATATTTCCATGGCAGTGTGACAGAGATGAGGAGAGAATAGATTGACATGGACGGCTCCATTATTACTTGAAGGGGTTCAACCccttgataagcacccaataatgcatatttttggtgcttaagtcctctagtatgttgtgtttgtacatatatgttgtcgtttttatgcgatattgcacgtaaggtagatttttgtgtgtttcaggtaatTGGAATAAATAAGGCgtgtttgaacgccaaggaatgtttcgggtgcaaccaagtactcaaggtcACGTGCCACCCCGTGATAGTGCCCGAAAAGttatgaaaagttggtttggaggttgctcgggtcgcccaagggtcaaaggaattgaaggacatgtgaggattttaccaaagcaaTTTATCTTCCGACCAGCTGAGGGTAtaattgtcataacttttgatgtacaaattacttttgatccaaaccacttgggttagaaaatagactcgacaagctttccaacggtccaaagaacactcaaatccgagttcgggagtgtctggagCGAGCTAgcgaagttgcccaaaaaaatCTGTCGagcttgtaccggtactggccaactcccagtaccggtacatgaTGTCCAGAGTTCAATTTTTTCAGCCGTTTGAAGGCTTTGTACCGGTACTGAGGCATTTCTAGTACCGGTAAAACCTGGGAAAATTTGCAGATTTTTGGTTAacttttcaaccttccatttatgaaaagtttccaCTTGTGGAATATTTTAGGGATCTTTTGGTCTTTTGTAGGGGATATTTTGCAAGCCCTATAAACAGGCTTGTATGCCTTTTATAGAAGAGATGGCCATTTCTAGTATTTTTTAGACCTAAGTCTTTCTTGCTTTCCTAGgaactccattaatgttcttcaagctttctaggttaatttcttcaagaacactTGTAAGTCTTTCTTGTTTGATAATTTTCGGTTCATTAAAGTTGCttgtacggactagatctttgcataaatcaagtttatttacgttttcttcggttaaatctttgctacattttcttaccatgtctagcCTTTTAGCTGTAGTTGAGTAGTttcttggctaagtcttgggctaatctttcccaatgacttaggtggttatttggttctcaaaccttcgggcttaaaatcatgatt
The sequence above is drawn from the Rhododendron vialii isolate Sample 1 chromosome 6a, ASM3025357v1 genome and encodes:
- the LOC131330675 gene encoding probable beta-1,3-galactosyltransferase 2, with product MSVKSRGEQSSRDVLCKKWTFLLCIGSFCAGMLFTSRMWAAPESRSISRTTAVEAEELKLVSEGCDPKSLDMKVVRRVSKDMNGEVSKTHHDIQTLDKTISNLEMELAAARAAQESILTGSPMEELKDIELSGKRRYFMVVGINTAFSSRKRRDSVRATWMPQGERRKKLEEEKGVIMRFVIGHSATVGGILDRAIEAEDRKHGDLLRLDHIEGYLELSAKTKTYFAAAVALWDADFYVKVDDDVHVNIATLGETLARYRKKPRLYIGCMKSGPVLAQKGVRYHEPEYWKFGETGNKYFRHATGQLYAISKDLATYISMNQHVLHKYANEDVSLGSWFIGLDVHHVDDRRLCCGTPPDCEWRAQAGNICVASFDWSCSGICRSVERIKEVHRRCGEGENAIWSASF